The following coding sequences are from one Streptomyces angustmyceticus window:
- a CDS encoding WhiB family transcriptional regulator, which produces MTELFQELLVEEADEELGWQERALCAQTDPESFFPEKGGSTREAKKVCLACEVRSECLEYALANDERFGIWGGLSERERRRLKKAAV; this is translated from the coding sequence GACCGAGCTGTTCCAGGAATTGCTGGTCGAGGAGGCGGACGAGGAGCTCGGCTGGCAGGAGCGCGCACTGTGCGCCCAGACCGACCCCGAGTCCTTCTTCCCGGAGAAGGGTGGCTCCACCCGCGAGGCCAAGAAGGTCTGTCTCGCCTGTGAAGTCCGGTCCGAATGCCTGGAGTACGCGCTCGCCAACGACGAGCGCTTCGGCATTTGGGGCGGCCTGTCCGAGCGCGAGCGGCGCCGCCTGAAGAAGGCCGCCGTCTGA